One window from the genome of Candidatus Afararchaeum irisae encodes:
- the alaS gene encoding alanine--tRNA ligase, giving the protein MESAEETAESGDKSDGGDISELLRLDYFEENGFDRKQCTDCGRFFWTRDSSRQLCGEPPCEDYSFIDNSPFDDEYSLEEMREEFLSFFENHDHERIEPYPVDASRWRDDVLLTQASIYDFQPLVTSGKTPPPANPLCISQPCIRMQDIDNVGKTGRHTLAFEMMAHHAFNSRTEGGAYEGEVYWKEETVEYCDSLLETLGAPLDEITYVESPWVGGGNAGPAFEVILRGVEVATLVFMNLERDDDGEYVMKDGNRYSEMDNYIVDTGYGLERFTWVSQGTSTVYEAIYPEMIEYLTDEAGIEHAENEEEILSDVARLAGRLDADEVDDLSHVREQVADDVGITLDELDRILTPLENVFAISDHSRVLAYMLGDGIVPSNVGTGYLARLVLRRTVRLMDDLELGIELSELVDRQAKRLGYSDRDTIRDIVDTEVGKYRETLERGERLVRRTTEEYAGTGEPVPVDDLIELYDSHGIQPETVEEIAEEHDVEVEIPDDFYSRVAGRHEERGGEAPETESDETRAVEEEVEGLPETETLYYDNPERTEFEAVVLDVFEDESGEGYEVVLDQTLFYPEGGGQPADHGVLRDGKTARVDDVQKVDGVILHHTDENPGKGDVVKGRIDADRRRSLMRHHTATHIVIDAAREVLGDHIRQAGAQKGVESSRIDVTHYRRITDDEVKEIETEANRRVMENIRVDDEWIDRHEAEETYGFDLYQGGVPPGEEIRIVEVGEDIQACGGTHVDRTGDIGVIKILGTERVQDGVERIEFSAGEKGVESIQKENELLDETADVLGVSPDEVPETAERFFDEWKERGKEIDRLKKEIAELRASGGGGEIDETEVKGVTVVTQRIDGDVDALRASANSFVEDGKVAVVASTDGDAQVVVGSPEGVDVDAGEIASRLSESLGGGGGGSPEFGQGGGPKKEKLDEALDSVVDMVKEDLS; this is encoded by the coding sequence ATGGAGTCAGCCGAGGAGACCGCCGAGAGCGGAGATAAGAGTGACGGCGGCGACATATCTGAGCTTCTACGTCTCGACTACTTCGAGGAGAACGGATTCGACCGTAAGCAGTGTACCGACTGCGGACGTTTCTTCTGGACGCGCGACTCTTCGAGACAGCTCTGTGGCGAGCCTCCGTGTGAGGACTACTCCTTCATCGACAACTCGCCATTCGACGACGAGTACAGCTTAGAGGAGATGCGTGAGGAGTTCCTGTCCTTCTTCGAGAACCACGACCACGAACGCATAGAGCCCTATCCCGTAGACGCCTCAAGGTGGCGCGACGACGTTCTTCTGACACAGGCGTCGATCTATGACTTCCAGCCTCTCGTGACGAGCGGCAAGACACCGCCTCCTGCGAACCCTCTGTGTATCTCCCAGCCGTGTATACGTATGCAGGACATCGACAACGTCGGCAAGACGGGACGTCACACACTCGCATTCGAGATGATGGCACACCACGCCTTCAACTCGCGTACCGAGGGAGGCGCGTACGAGGGCGAGGTCTACTGGAAGGAAGAGACAGTCGAGTACTGTGACAGCCTCCTCGAGACACTCGGCGCGCCCTTGGACGAAATTACGTACGTCGAGTCGCCGTGGGTCGGAGGCGGAAACGCAGGTCCCGCATTCGAGGTGATTCTGAGAGGTGTCGAGGTCGCCACGCTCGTCTTCATGAACCTCGAACGTGACGACGACGGCGAGTACGTCATGAAGGACGGAAACCGTTACTCCGAGATGGACAACTACATAGTCGACACGGGGTACGGTCTCGAACGTTTCACTTGGGTGAGTCAGGGAACTTCGACCGTCTACGAGGCTATCTATCCCGAGATGATAGAGTATCTCACAGACGAGGCTGGGATAGAACACGCCGAAAACGAGGAGGAGATACTCTCTGACGTCGCGCGTCTCGCCGGAAGGCTCGACGCAGACGAGGTTGACGACCTGAGCCATGTCAGGGAACAGGTCGCCGACGACGTCGGTATTACGCTCGACGAACTCGACAGGATACTCACGCCACTCGAAAACGTCTTCGCTATCTCGGATCACTCCCGGGTACTCGCCTACATGCTCGGAGACGGCATAGTCCCGAGTAACGTCGGCACGGGATACCTCGCACGTCTCGTCCTGAGACGGACTGTACGTCTGATGGACGACCTCGAACTCGGGATCGAACTCTCAGAGCTCGTCGACAGACAGGCTAAACGTCTTGGATACAGCGACCGCGACACTATACGTGACATAGTCGACACAGAGGTCGGGAAGTACCGAGAGACACTCGAAAGAGGAGAACGTCTCGTGAGAAGGACGACAGAGGAGTACGCCGGAACGGGCGAGCCGGTTCCAGTTGACGATCTCATAGAGCTCTATGACTCCCACGGAATACAGCCTGAGACCGTCGAGGAGATAGCTGAGGAACACGACGTAGAGGTCGAGATACCCGACGACTTCTACTCACGCGTCGCCGGACGCCACGAGGAGAGAGGCGGCGAGGCTCCCGAGACCGAGTCAGATGAGACACGAGCCGTAGAGGAAGAGGTCGAGGGACTCCCCGAGACTGAGACACTCTACTACGATAACCCCGAGCGTACCGAGTTCGAGGCTGTCGTACTCGATGTCTTCGAGGACGAATCCGGCGAGGGTTACGAAGTCGTCCTCGACCAGACGCTTTTCTACCCCGAGGGAGGAGGACAGCCCGCCGACCACGGTGTTCTGAGGGACGGAAAGACAGCACGTGTCGACGACGTACAGAAGGTCGACGGCGTGATACTCCACCACACAGACGAGAACCCGGGAAAGGGCGACGTAGTCAAGGGACGTATAGACGCCGACAGGAGACGGTCTCTGATGCGTCACCACACCGCGACCCATATAGTCATAGACGCCGCACGTGAGGTTCTGGGCGACCACATACGTCAGGCGGGCGCACAGAAGGGCGTCGAGAGCTCACGTATAGACGTAACACATTACAGACGTATCACCGACGACGAGGTCAAGGAGATCGAGACCGAGGCGAACAGGAGGGTGATGGAGAACATACGTGTCGACGACGAGTGGATAGACAGACACGAGGCGGAGGAGACCTACGGCTTCGACCTCTACCAGGGAGGTGTCCCGCCGGGCGAGGAGATACGTATAGTCGAGGTCGGTGAGGACATACAGGCGTGTGGAGGAACCCACGTCGACAGGACAGGAGACATAGGCGTCATAAAGATACTCGGAACTGAACGTGTACAGGACGGAGTCGAGAGGATAGAGTTCTCGGCGGGAGAGAAGGGAGTCGAGTCGATCCAGAAAGAGAACGAGCTTCTCGACGAGACCGCCGACGTCTTAGGCGTCTCACCCGACGAAGTCCCCGAGACAGCAGAGAGGTTCTTCGACGAGTGGAAGGAGAGAGGAAAGGAGATAGACCGTCTCAAGAAGGAGATAGCCGAGCTACGTGCGTCGGGAGGCGGCGGCGAGATAGACGAGACCGAAGTCAAGGGAGTTACAGTTGTGACACAGAGGATAGACGGTGACGTAGACGCTCTCCGCGCCTCGGCTAACTCGTTCGTCGAAGACGGCAAGGTAGCAGTCGTTGCAAGTACAGACGGAGACGCCCAGGTCGTCGTGGGATCGCCTGAGGGCGTCGACGTAGACGCCGGAGAGATAGCCTCACGTCTCTCTGAGTCTCTCGGAGGCGGAGGAGGGGGATCACCCGAGTTCGGACAGGGAGGAGGACCCAAAAAGGAGAAGCTTGACGAGGCTCTCGACTCTGTTGTAGACATGGTCAAGGAGGATCTGTCATGA
- a CDS encoding MBL fold metallo-hydrolase, with the protein MTDLRFLGTGAAVPSERVQSGVLVDGILVDCGSGVLHRLGQAEREDDATSFDEIEDILVSHTHIDHVSDIPALMKADWIVGNDSLRIHGPPGTRGTVESLLDAYDYMKGRIDLEIEEIQPGESFEADGRQIETYETSHTDDSMGFRIGDVVYTGDTEVIDETVEFSEGCDLLIHECAFPDGVDVTGHSRPSDIAEIAPDLDVGEIYLTHLYPQTRGKERKMRRKVADEFDGDVSIPDDGESLTV; encoded by the coding sequence ATGACCGACCTGAGGTTTCTCGGCACGGGTGCCGCGGTTCCGTCGGAGAGGGTACAGAGTGGCGTCTTAGTCGACGGGATACTCGTGGACTGTGGCAGCGGTGTCCTCCACCGTCTCGGACAGGCGGAGAGGGAAGACGACGCTACCTCCTTCGACGAGATAGAGGACATCTTAGTCTCACACACTCATATCGACCACGTCTCCGACATTCCGGCTCTGATGAAGGCAGACTGGATAGTCGGAAACGACTCCTTAAGGATTCACGGTCCACCGGGTACACGTGGGACGGTCGAGAGCCTCTTGGACGCCTACGACTACATGAAGGGACGCATAGACCTCGAAATCGAGGAGATACAGCCGGGTGAGAGCTTCGAAGCGGACGGAAGACAGATCGAGACTTACGAGACGTCACACACCGACGACTCGATGGGCTTCAGGATAGGAGACGTCGTCTACACGGGTGACACAGAGGTCATAGACGAGACAGTCGAGTTCTCCGAGGGCTGTGACCTACTCATACACGAATGTGCTTTCCCCGACGGGGTTGACGTCACGGGACACAGCCGTCCGTCGGACATAGCCGAGATCGCGCCCGACCTCGACGTCGGAGAGATATACCTCACACATCTCTATCCCCAGACGAGAGGGAAAGAACGTAAGATGAGACGTAAAGTAGCCGACGAGTTCGACGGCGACGTGAGCATACCCGACGACGGTGAGAGTCTGACGGTCTGA
- a CDS encoding complex I NDUFA9 subunit family protein, translating to MSVIVLGGTGFVGSYLVSALAERGFDVDAASRHPETTNTDVPESVGTVRADVSDPDSLEFDGYDTVVNLVGLSPLFSPSGVSYHQVHVEGTKNVVKAAEDADVERYVHMSALGADPGGSTEYIRTKGVAENYVKNSNLDYHVFKPSVIFGDGDEFISQFIDITSKAPFFPLVGGGRTRFQPVYVEDLAEMMADAATGEVEADGVYEIGGPEVLTLKDVVSHAFRYNRKKPRFVPVPMAAAKAGLSVAEMIPFVSVGLDQYRSLKFDNSTESNDAPEFGYTDDELTSLGEYLGVET from the coding sequence ATGTCCGTCATAGTCCTCGGAGGCACGGGCTTCGTAGGCTCGTACCTCGTGTCCGCGCTTGCCGAAAGAGGCTTCGACGTCGACGCCGCGTCGCGCCATCCTGAGACCACGAACACCGATGTCCCCGAGTCGGTCGGAACCGTGCGCGCAGATGTCTCAGACCCCGACAGCCTGGAGTTCGACGGCTACGACACCGTAGTCAATCTCGTGGGTCTGTCACCCCTCTTCAGCCCCAGCGGTGTGAGCTACCATCAGGTACATGTCGAGGGGACGAAGAACGTCGTGAAGGCGGCGGAGGACGCAGATGTCGAGAGATACGTCCATATGAGCGCGCTCGGAGCCGACCCCGGTGGGAGTACGGAGTACATACGTACGAAGGGAGTCGCCGAGAACTACGTCAAGAACTCGAACCTCGACTACCACGTCTTCAAGCCGTCTGTTATATTCGGTGACGGCGACGAGTTCATAAGCCAGTTCATCGATATAACCTCGAAGGCACCCTTCTTCCCACTCGTCGGAGGCGGAAGGACACGTTTTCAGCCAGTCTATGTAGAAGATCTCGCCGAGATGATGGCGGACGCCGCAACCGGAGAGGTGGAAGCCGACGGAGTCTACGAGATAGGCGGTCCCGAAGTTCTGACACTCAAGGACGTCGTGAGCCACGCCTTCAGGTACAACAGAAAGAAGCCGCGTTTCGTGCCCGTCCCGATGGCTGCGGCGAAGGCAGGTCTCTCAGTCGCCGAGATGATACCGTTCGTCTCGGTGGGACTCGACCAGTACAGGTCGCTCAAGTTCGA